From Flavobacterium sp. 102, a single genomic window includes:
- a CDS encoding PH domain-containing protein yields MENFTNETIDTSNLPRYETVALTKLHPNYWKEILISRGLVLLVLGIAVVFGVVFIEELTDYKGLVVSIYGLFVLVFFFFSNIAYKKKAYAFRNHDVIFRSGIIATNTMVIPYNRVQHVALHEGFIARFFGLAKVEIFTAGGVSSDLEIPGIAKEEAENIKQLLMGKIQKQL; encoded by the coding sequence ATGGAAAACTTTACAAACGAAACGATAGATACTTCAAACTTGCCAAGGTACGAAACCGTTGCTCTGACCAAATTACATCCGAATTATTGGAAAGAAATTTTGATTTCTAGAGGTTTAGTGCTTTTGGTTTTAGGAATTGCCGTTGTTTTTGGAGTTGTTTTTATAGAAGAACTAACTGATTATAAAGGGCTTGTCGTTTCAATTTACGGCCTATTTGTTTTGGTGTTTTTTTTCTTCTCAAATATAGCTTACAAGAAAAAAGCCTATGCTTTCAGAAACCACGATGTGATTTTTCGAAGCGGTATTATTGCCACCAACACGATGGTGATTCCCTATAATCGTGTTCAACACGTGGCACTTCATGAAGGTTTTATTGCTCGATTTTTTGGTTTAGCCAAAGTTGAAATTTTCACAGCCGGTGGTGTTTCCAGTGACTTGGAGATTCCGGGTATTGCCAAAGAAGAAGCCGAGAACATCAAACAATTGCTTATGGGCAAAATTCAAAAGCAATTGTAA
- a CDS encoding M48 family metallopeptidase has protein sequence MMKFSILGLLLVCTSLALAQSNEGFWDNIRTTNETIILNAGKRKAIKTADFPVGTTEVVYRISLLDDNQKISSSLVSVLKAIPDPTGISQGAAGTVFLLSTISGDDKCKFYVFTNENDALQYEKTGVVKNACVSQDEPVNKAVKLLTEKSRCMNQGAQNLWFGFQSDNWVMKEKIILEVVPWVNYSLRSGWKVESKKEILAMASKLEFVNYLAKKDQFYGLFLENITAKYKYADFQKLLTSEKNRAIEIAAEESLTKSGEINKWSQVICDKATKLFNEGKTNEAIDLIQSEVIAKNRADYKGYKILGDYYLLSKQYSKAEEAYSKGLKLNPSEIIFNLDLAHVYLFTDRLSKAKDLHKKYRNQSLSTGKSWAAQVKIDFSTFEKRGLPTNDFKKILRVLD, from the coding sequence ATGATGAAATTTTCAATTTTAGGGTTATTATTGGTTTGTACATCTTTAGCTTTGGCACAAAGCAATGAGGGTTTTTGGGACAATATCAGAACGACCAATGAAACCATTATTCTCAATGCCGGAAAACGCAAAGCCATTAAAACAGCCGATTTCCCTGTTGGTACCACCGAAGTAGTCTATCGCATTTCGCTTTTAGATGACAATCAAAAAATCAGTTCGAGTTTGGTTTCGGTTTTAAAAGCCATTCCGGATCCAACAGGAATCAGCCAAGGCGCTGCCGGAACTGTATTTTTACTTTCTACCATTTCAGGTGATGATAAGTGCAAGTTTTATGTATTTACCAATGAAAATGACGCTTTGCAATACGAGAAAACCGGTGTTGTTAAAAATGCTTGTGTATCTCAAGACGAACCGGTAAATAAAGCGGTCAAACTCCTGACGGAAAAGTCAAGATGTATGAATCAAGGCGCTCAAAATCTGTGGTTTGGGTTTCAAAGCGACAATTGGGTGATGAAAGAAAAAATCATTTTGGAGGTTGTGCCGTGGGTGAATTATAGTTTGAGAAGCGGTTGGAAAGTGGAAAGTAAAAAAGAAATACTAGCAATGGCTTCCAAATTAGAATTTGTGAACTATCTGGCTAAAAAAGATCAGTTTTATGGTTTGTTTCTGGAAAATATAACGGCAAAATACAAATATGCCGATTTTCAGAAACTATTAACTTCAGAAAAAAATAGAGCCATTGAAATTGCTGCCGAAGAAAGCTTGACCAAATCGGGTGAAATAAATAAATGGAGCCAAGTTATCTGCGATAAAGCGACAAAGCTGTTTAATGAAGGAAAAACCAATGAAGCCATTGATTTAATTCAATCGGAAGTCATTGCTAAGAATCGAGCGGATTATAAGGGTTATAAAATATTAGGCGATTATTATTTGTTGTCAAAACAGTATTCAAAAGCTGAAGAAGCGTATAGCAAAGGATTAAAATTAAACCCTTCAGAAATCATTTTCAATCTTGATTTGGCGCATGTGTATTTGTTCACGGACAGACTTTCGAAAGCCAAAGACCTTCATAAAAAGTACCGCAATCAAAGTTTGTCCACCGGAAAATCTTGGGCAGCGCAAGTTAAAATTGATTTCTCTACCTTTGAAAAAAGAGGATTACCCACGAATGATTTTAAGAAGATTCTACGTGTTTTAGACTAA
- a CDS encoding PH domain-containing protein — protein sequence MEANFNQPQRQSLVGILVIFLEMVFQVLKATWPIIVISLLKANSKSIFIGSLILLGMIIWLGVYSYLNYRNFTFYIDEENEEFIVNDGIINKTKTSIQLHKIQQVNIKQNLIQRLIGVYALDVDTAGSDKKEGNIKAISHQLAIVLKSRLLENEGKRSMVSEDIVEAKPEYKAIPFLKINLVSLLKIGITSNYVKSVGLILTFFFTIYENLHQAGAEDVINTERLEGFVDNNSLWYSGLVFVLIMFSIVFLINIGRTLIKFFDYTVTQQKGSLMLTYGLINTQSTILKPEKVQIVKVSRNYLQKKLNVLEIKIRQAISNEQKDNKSLIEIPGCNAFERDEILKLLFKQLPEKGAKMQPNFRKLVFSIFLTIVLPLTGYFLFGKYAEPKVFEYVNVAVFYTIFMLVLLFFGYRNYRLFVNENHIIKQSGAWDIDNDIIQIEKIQAITTSQLFWHKSLNIGSLTMHTAGGNITFQLGKFDQINEYVNLWLYEIETSNSNWM from the coding sequence ATGGAAGCCAATTTTAATCAGCCACAGCGCCAGTCTTTGGTGGGTATTTTAGTAATTTTTCTGGAGATGGTTTTTCAGGTGCTAAAAGCCACTTGGCCGATTATTGTGATTTCTTTGTTGAAAGCCAATTCAAAATCAATTTTTATAGGTTCTTTGATTTTGCTTGGTATGATTATTTGGTTGGGTGTCTATTCGTATTTGAATTATCGAAATTTCACTTTCTATATTGATGAAGAAAATGAGGAGTTTATCGTTAATGATGGAATTATCAATAAAACTAAAACGTCTATCCAATTGCACAAAATCCAACAGGTTAATATCAAGCAAAATTTGATTCAAAGGCTAATCGGCGTTTACGCTTTAGATGTTGACACCGCCGGAAGTGATAAAAAAGAAGGCAATATCAAAGCCATATCTCATCAATTGGCGATTGTGTTAAAATCGAGATTGCTTGAAAATGAAGGTAAAAGGTCAATGGTCTCAGAAGATATAGTAGAAGCAAAGCCCGAATACAAAGCCATTCCGTTTCTTAAAATTAATTTGGTGAGTTTACTCAAAATTGGAATTACTTCTAATTATGTAAAAAGTGTTGGATTAATTTTAACCTTCTTTTTCACGATTTATGAAAACCTACACCAAGCCGGAGCAGAAGATGTAATCAATACCGAACGCTTGGAAGGTTTTGTTGACAACAATTCGCTGTGGTATTCAGGTTTGGTATTTGTCCTGATAATGTTCAGTATTGTCTTTTTAATCAATATCGGGCGAACACTCATTAAGTTTTTTGATTATACGGTAACCCAACAAAAAGGTTCGTTAATGTTGACTTATGGCTTAATAAACACCCAAAGTACTATCCTGAAACCTGAGAAAGTCCAGATTGTCAAAGTGTCCAGAAATTATCTTCAAAAAAAGCTGAATGTGCTCGAAATAAAGATAAGGCAAGCCATCAGCAACGAACAAAAGGATAATAAATCACTTATCGAAATTCCCGGTTGTAATGCTTTTGAACGAGACGAAATTTTAAAATTATTGTTCAAGCAACTGCCGGAAAAAGGAGCCAAGATGCAACCTAATTTTCGAAAATTGGTGTTTTCTATATTCCTGACAATTGTATTACCTTTAACAGGTTATTTTTTGTTTGGAAAATATGCAGAGCCGAAAGTGTTCGAATATGTAAATGTTGCGGTGTTTTACACTATTTTCATGTTGGTTTTACTGTTCTTCGGTTACAGAAATTATCGATTGTTTGTCAATGAAAATCATATTATCAAACAAAGCGGCGCTTGGGATATTGATAATGATATCATCCAAATTGAAAAAATACAAGCTATTACAACTTCGCAGTTGTTTTGGCACAAAAGTTTGAACATAGGTTCGTTGACGATGCATACCGCCGGCGGAAATATTACTTTTCAGTTAGGGAAATTTGATCAAATCAACGAGTATGTAAACCTTTGGCTGTATGAAATTGAAACCTCAAACAGCAATTGGATGTAA
- the lipA gene encoding lipoyl synthase, which yields MESVLESNQPVGKPKWLKVKLPIGQKYTELRGLVDKYKLNTICTSGSCPNMGECWGEGTATFMILGNICTRSCGFCGVKTGRPETVDWDEPEKVARSIKIMKIKHAVITSVDRDDLKDMGSIIWFETVQAIRRMNPETTLETLIPDFQGVERIIDRIVEANPEVVSHNVETVRRLTREVRIQAKYDRSLAVLKYLKQQGIKRTKSGIMLGLGETEEEVIQTMQDLRDNDVDIVTIGQYLQPSKKHLPVKEFIRPEQFEKYEKIGKEMGFRHVESGALVRSSYHAEKHIL from the coding sequence ATGGAATCAGTACTCGAAAGCAACCAACCGGTCGGCAAACCAAAATGGTTAAAAGTAAAATTGCCTATCGGTCAAAAATACACTGAACTTCGTGGTTTAGTCGACAAATATAAGCTCAACACGATTTGTACTTCGGGCAGTTGTCCTAATATGGGCGAATGTTGGGGCGAAGGCACCGCAACCTTTATGATTTTAGGGAATATCTGTACGCGTTCGTGCGGTTTTTGTGGTGTAAAAACCGGAAGACCGGAAACGGTAGATTGGGACGAACCTGAAAAAGTTGCGCGTTCCATTAAAATCATGAAAATCAAACATGCCGTAATCACCAGCGTTGACCGCGATGATTTGAAAGATATGGGTTCCATCATTTGGTTCGAAACCGTACAAGCCATTCGCAGAATGAATCCCGAAACAACTTTGGAAACCTTAATTCCCGATTTCCAAGGTGTAGAAAGAATTATCGACCGAATCGTAGAAGCCAATCCGGAAGTAGTTTCGCATAATGTAGAAACAGTACGCCGATTAACTCGTGAAGTTAGAATTCAGGCAAAATATGACCGAAGTTTGGCCGTGTTGAAATACTTAAAACAACAAGGAATCAAAAGAACCAAATCGGGCATCATGCTTGGCTTAGGCGAAACCGAAGAAGAAGTAATCCAAACCATGCAAGACTTGCGCGACAATGACGTAGATATAGTAACTATCGGACAATATTTGCAACCGAGCAAAAAACACTTGCCCGTAAAAGAATTCATCAGACCCGAACAATTCGAGAAATACGAAAAAATCGGAAAGGAAATGGGATTCCGTCATGTGGAAAGCGGTGCTTTGGTACGTTCTTCTTATCACGCTGAAAAACATATACTATAG
- the ygiD gene encoding 4,5-DOPA dioxygenase extradiol, whose protein sequence is MKRSSFIKLTIGGTTMMALNPLYNWTKDLRETDIKLPVLFIGHGSPMNGIEDNEFSRTWTKYGNEIPRPKAVLVVSAHWLTKGTHITAMENPQTIHDFGGFPQALFDVQYLAKGNPELALETSKLITSTQVELDHDWGLDHGTWTVVRHMYPDADIPVLQLSIDYSKPPQYHYDLAKELTSLRKKGVLIIGSGNMVHNLRMVAWDKLNKSEFGYDWANEINQVFKEKITSGDAKSLIAYEKLGSAAKLAIPTPDHYYPLLYTLGLQDEKDEVSFFNDKAVGGSLTMTSVKFG, encoded by the coding sequence ATGAAACGAAGCAGTTTTATAAAATTAACGATAGGAGGAACTACAATGATGGCACTAAACCCTTTATACAATTGGACAAAAGACTTAAGGGAAACGGATATTAAACTTCCGGTTTTGTTTATAGGTCACGGTTCACCCATGAACGGAATTGAGGACAATGAATTTTCAAGAACTTGGACGAAATACGGAAATGAAATTCCTCGACCAAAAGCGGTTTTAGTGGTTTCAGCGCATTGGTTGACCAAAGGAACCCATATTACTGCTATGGAAAATCCGCAAACCATTCACGATTTCGGCGGTTTTCCTCAAGCTTTATTTGACGTGCAATATCTTGCAAAAGGCAACCCAGAATTGGCTCTGGAAACGTCAAAATTAATTACTTCTACTCAGGTTGAACTCGACCACGATTGGGGTTTAGACCACGGTACTTGGACGGTTGTCAGACATATGTATCCGGATGCAGATATTCCGGTATTGCAGTTGAGTATTGATTACAGTAAACCTCCACAATACCATTATGATTTAGCAAAAGAATTGACTTCATTACGCAAAAAAGGAGTTTTAATAATCGGCAGTGGAAATATGGTTCATAACTTGAGAATGGTTGCTTGGGATAAACTCAATAAATCTGAATTTGGTTATGATTGGGCAAATGAAATCAATCAAGTTTTTAAAGAAAAAATAACTTCCGGAGATGCTAAATCGCTTATCGCTTATGAAAAATTAGGAAGTGCCGCCAAGTTGGCCATACCAACGCCCGATCATTATTATCCTTTATTGTATACTTTGGGATTGCAAGATGAAAAGGATGAAGTCAGTTTCTTTAATGACAAAGCTGTTGGTGGTTCACTTACTATGACTTCGGTTAAATTCGGATAA
- a CDS encoding C1 family peptidase: protein MNKTLLLFLSFFFSLNTFSQKYDFQPITNIEITPVITQQNTGTCWSFSSTSFLEAEIIRTKGIKIDLSEMYNVRNTYIDKADNYVMRQGKTQFGEGGLNHDVINSARKYGVVLQSDFLGKLNPDDKYDHSKMVVALEEILKKTVAETPAKYPTWKADYIAVLDQYMGKSENANPINAKTFLTNYKIDLNDYVTITSFTHEPFYSKFILNIPDNFSNGYFYNLPLDEFVQNIDYALEKGFTLALDSDVSETTFSGTKGIAVIPEKPEDATAILDEIKPEKTITPEFRQAEFENYNTQDDHLMHIVGKVKDQKGNVYYKVKNSWGNQSGKDGFVYMSVSYLRSKAISVLLHKGGLMPKTKKLLRL, encoded by the coding sequence ATGAATAAAACATTGCTTCTTTTTTTATCCTTTTTTTTCAGTTTAAATACATTTTCTCAAAAATATGATTTTCAACCCATTACAAACATAGAGATTACTCCCGTTATCACACAGCAAAACACCGGAACCTGTTGGAGCTTTTCCTCTACTTCCTTTTTAGAAGCTGAAATCATTCGTACTAAAGGCATAAAAATAGACTTATCTGAAATGTACAATGTGAGAAATACTTATATAGACAAAGCGGATAATTATGTCATGCGTCAAGGCAAAACCCAATTCGGTGAAGGCGGATTAAATCATGATGTGATCAATAGCGCCCGAAAATATGGTGTTGTTTTGCAAAGCGATTTTTTAGGTAAATTAAACCCCGATGACAAATATGACCATTCCAAAATGGTTGTAGCATTGGAAGAAATACTAAAAAAAACAGTTGCAGAAACGCCTGCAAAATATCCAACATGGAAAGCGGATTACATTGCTGTTTTAGACCAATACATGGGCAAGTCTGAAAATGCAAATCCAATCAACGCCAAAACATTTTTAACTAATTACAAGATCGATCTAAACGACTATGTAACCATCACTTCTTTTACTCACGAACCTTTTTACTCTAAATTCATTCTGAACATACCCGATAATTTTTCCAACGGTTATTTTTACAATTTACCTTTAGATGAGTTTGTTCAAAACATTGATTATGCGCTTGAAAAAGGGTTTACCCTTGCCCTTGATAGTGATGTTAGTGAAACAACTTTTTCCGGCACCAAAGGCATCGCAGTCATTCCTGAAAAACCGGAAGATGCAACAGCCATTTTGGACGAAATTAAACCCGAAAAGACGATTACTCCTGAATTTCGCCAAGCGGAATTTGAGAATTACAATACGCAGGACGACCATTTGATGCATATTGTTGGGAAAGTTAAAGATCAAAAGGGAAATGTGTATTACAAAGTCAAAAACTCTTGGGGAAATCAATCGGGCAAAGATGGATTTGTTTACATGAGTGTTTCTTATTTAAGATCAAAAGCCATTTCCGTTTTACTGCACAAAGGTGGTTTGATGCCTAAAACTAAAAAATTATTGCGATTGTAA
- a CDS encoding 1,4-dihydroxy-2-naphthoate polyprenyltransferase has product MKHWVEAARVRTLPLSVSGIIVGSFYAMSQGMFNWNIVIFALLTTLGLQILSNFANDYGDGVKGTDNEDRVGPKRAIQSGIITPQAMKKAMVITSLITLVFAILLIYFAFKESYLLYSFIFLILGILAIASAIRYTVGKGAYGYRGYGDLFVFIFFGLVSAFGVYFMFSKTIDWLLLLPATAIGFLSVGVLNLNNMRDEESDRRAGKNTIVVKMGGATAKKYHFFLVIFAMVLVLLFAFLNDFHIDQYIFVVAYFPLISHLITVYKNRNPKLLDPELKKLAISTFLLSVLLALCLIFFISDMVINYV; this is encoded by the coding sequence ATGAAACATTGGGTTGAAGCCGCGCGAGTTAGAACATTGCCACTTTCGGTATCCGGAATTATCGTCGGAAGTTTTTATGCGATGTCACAAGGAATGTTCAATTGGAACATCGTTATTTTTGCTTTGCTGACTACTTTGGGATTGCAGATTCTATCCAATTTTGCCAATGATTATGGCGATGGCGTTAAAGGAACAGATAACGAAGACCGGGTTGGACCAAAACGTGCCATTCAAAGTGGCATTATCACGCCGCAAGCCATGAAGAAAGCCATGGTGATTACTTCATTGATTACTCTGGTTTTTGCGATTTTACTAATTTATTTTGCTTTTAAAGAAAGTTACTTGCTGTATTCTTTTATCTTTTTAATATTAGGGATTTTGGCCATAGCGTCGGCCATTCGCTATACTGTTGGAAAAGGTGCTTATGGATACCGAGGTTACGGCGATTTGTTTGTGTTTATCTTCTTTGGATTGGTAAGTGCTTTCGGAGTATATTTTATGTTCTCGAAAACCATTGATTGGTTGTTATTATTACCGGCAACAGCCATTGGCTTTTTGAGTGTCGGCGTGTTAAATCTAAACAACATGCGCGATGAAGAAAGCGACAGAAGAGCCGGAAAAAACACTATTGTTGTAAAAATGGGTGGCGCAACGGCTAAAAAATATCATTTTTTCCTAGTGATTTTCGCTATGGTTTTGGTATTGTTGTTTGCTTTTTTAAATGACTTCCATATTGACCAATATATCTTCGTGGTTGCTTATTTTCCTCTGATAAGTCATTTAATCACCGTTTATAAAAATAGAAACCCGAAACTATTAGATCCCGAATTGAAGAAATTAGCAATCAGCACGTTTCTACTTTCTGTTTTATTGGCGTTGTGTCTGATTTTCTTTATTTCAGATATGGTGATAAATTATGTTTAA
- a CDS encoding 1,4-dihydroxy-2-naphthoyl-CoA synthase produces the protein MSTINWITAKEFEDITYKKCNGVARIAFNRPNVRNAFRPKTTSELYNAFYDAMEDTSIGVVLLSGEGPSTKDGVWSFCSGGDQKARGHQGYVGEDGYHRLNILEVQRLIRFMPKVVIAVVPGWAVGGGHSLHVVCDLTLASKEHAIFKQTDADVTSFDGGYGSAYLAKMVGQKKAREIFFLGRNYSAQEAHDMGMVNAVIPHEKLEDTAYQWAQEILEKSPTSIKMLKFAMNLTDDGMVGQQVFAGEATRLAYMTDEAIEGRNAFLEKRKPNFGKNKWIP, from the coding sequence ATGAGCACAATCAATTGGATTACCGCCAAAGAATTTGAAGATATCACTTATAAAAAATGTAATGGTGTTGCCAGAATAGCGTTTAACCGACCAAATGTTCGCAACGCTTTCCGACCGAAAACCACTAGCGAATTATACAACGCTTTTTACGACGCTATGGAAGATACTTCTATCGGAGTGGTTTTGCTATCCGGCGAAGGTCCGAGTACCAAAGATGGTGTTTGGTCGTTTTGTAGCGGTGGCGACCAAAAAGCACGCGGTCATCAAGGTTATGTTGGCGAAGACGGTTATCATCGATTGAATATATTGGAAGTCCAACGTTTAATTCGGTTTATGCCAAAAGTGGTGATTGCGGTTGTTCCCGGTTGGGCTGTTGGCGGCGGACACAGTTTGCATGTTGTTTGCGACTTGACATTAGCCAGCAAAGAACACGCCATTTTTAAACAAACCGATGCTGATGTGACGAGTTTTGACGGCGGTTACGGTTCGGCTTATTTGGCCAAAATGGTTGGACAAAAGAAAGCCCGTGAGATTTTCTTTTTAGGTCGAAATTATTCCGCACAAGAGGCGCATGATATGGGAATGGTGAATGCCGTGATTCCGCATGAAAAATTGGAAGACACCGCTTATCAATGGGCACAAGAAATATTAGAGAAATCGCCAACGTCAATTAAAATGTTAAAATTCGCCATGAATTTAACCGATGACGGTATGGTAGGACAGCAAGTTTTTGCCGGAGAAGCTACGCGTTTGGCTTATATGACTGACGAAGCGATAGAAGGTAGAAACGCCTTTTTGGAAAAAAGAAAACCGAATTTCGGAAAGAATAAATGGATTCCTTAA
- a CDS encoding MFS transporter — MQQFTRQEKLKHLFGFPVIIASLGYFVDIYDLLLFGIVRIPSLNDMGLEADTVGTMILNYQMVGLVLGGIIWGIFGDKKGRLSVLFGSIIVYSLANIACGFLPQMDFADKGVIYAWLRFIAGIGLAGELGAGITLVSETLPKELRAIGTSIVAGFGVLGAVVAQFTVELAGSWTTAYFIGGGLGLMLLVLRISVAESGMFKIVKENSSIKRGDFLAFFTQKKLFVKYIKCILIGVPIWYCIGILVFMANQFAPEMGITSIDPGKAIMWTYISTSVGDFSCGFISQALHSRKRTILYMLLFTFVGVALLLFSGNKTENMYYFYCGWIGLGCGFWAMFVTVSAEQFGTNMRSTATTSVPNMVRGTVPIMLVGFDYLKQNNTVIFSAAIIGLIAFSLGIYATLTISETHNKHMDFVE, encoded by the coding sequence ATGCAACAATTTACCCGTCAGGAAAAACTAAAACACTTATTCGGTTTTCCTGTTATCATTGCCTCTTTGGGCTATTTTGTGGATATTTATGATTTATTGTTATTTGGAATCGTTCGAATTCCCAGTTTGAACGACATGGGTTTGGAAGCTGATACAGTTGGCACCATGATTCTCAATTATCAAATGGTCGGTTTGGTTTTAGGCGGTATTATTTGGGGTATCTTCGGAGATAAAAAAGGCAGGCTTTCTGTTTTATTTGGTTCCATAATCGTTTATTCTTTAGCCAATATTGCCTGTGGGTTTTTACCTCAAATGGATTTTGCTGACAAAGGAGTAATTTATGCTTGGTTGCGATTCATTGCCGGTATTGGTTTGGCAGGAGAATTGGGTGCCGGAATCACTTTGGTTTCCGAAACTTTACCCAAAGAATTACGTGCTATCGGAACTTCTATAGTAGCCGGTTTTGGTGTTTTAGGTGCTGTTGTAGCACAATTTACAGTCGAACTCGCCGGAAGTTGGACCACCGCATATTTCATTGGTGGTGGATTAGGGTTAATGTTACTCGTACTTAGAATTAGTGTGGCTGAAAGTGGTATGTTTAAAATCGTCAAAGAAAATAGTTCGATTAAAAGAGGCGATTTTTTAGCTTTTTTTACCCAAAAAAAGCTTTTTGTCAAATACATAAAGTGCATTTTGATTGGTGTTCCCATTTGGTATTGCATTGGAATTTTAGTTTTTATGGCCAATCAATTTGCCCCTGAAATGGGCATCACATCCATCGATCCGGGAAAAGCCATTATGTGGACTTATATTTCAACTTCTGTTGGTGATTTCTCTTGTGGTTTTATTTCACAAGCATTGCATTCGCGAAAGAGAACTATTCTATACATGTTGCTATTTACTTTTGTTGGTGTTGCTTTGCTCCTTTTTAGTGGTAATAAAACCGAAAACATGTATTACTTTTATTGTGGTTGGATTGGTTTAGGTTGTGGCTTTTGGGCGATGTTTGTTACGGTTTCTGCAGAACAATTTGGCACCAATATGCGAAGTACCGCAACCACTAGTGTTCCGAATATGGTTCGTGGCACAGTGCCAATTATGTTGGTAGGTTTCGATTATTTAAAACAAAACAATACCGTAATTTTTTCCGCAGCCATCATAGGTTTGATTGCCTTTTCTTTGGGAATTTATGCTACTTTAACGATCAGTGAAACTCATAACAAGCATATGGATTTTGTGGAGTAA
- a CDS encoding metal-dependent hydrolase yields the protein MKITFYGHSCLGIEVGGKHLLVDPFISGNEKAAHIDIAALKADYILITHAHFDHILDVETVAKNNNSVIISNWEIATHFGNKGLSYHPMNYGGSWQFDFGKVKYVAAAHSSSFPDGSNGGNPGGFVIEGEHKNIYISGDTALTMDMKLIPMRTKLDLAVFPIGNCFTMDVEDAIMAADFVDCDKILGCHFDTFGFIVINHDEAKKKFFDAGKDLMLLEIGESISL from the coding sequence ATGAAAATTACATTTTACGGTCATTCATGCCTCGGAATTGAAGTTGGAGGAAAACATTTACTTGTTGATCCTTTTATTTCCGGAAATGAAAAAGCCGCTCATATTGATATTGCTGCTTTAAAAGCAGATTATATTCTAATTACTCACGCTCATTTCGACCATATTTTAGACGTTGAAACAGTGGCAAAAAATAACAATTCAGTGATTATCTCCAATTGGGAAATCGCGACTCATTTTGGAAACAAAGGTTTGTCATATCATCCGATGAATTATGGCGGAAGCTGGCAGTTTGATTTTGGTAAAGTGAAATATGTCGCCGCGGCACATTCCAGTTCGTTTCCCGACGGCAGTAACGGCGGTAATCCGGGCGGATTTGTAATCGAAGGCGAACATAAAAATATTTACATTTCAGGCGATACGGCTTTGACGATGGATATGAAATTGATTCCAATGCGAACCAAACTCGATTTAGCCGTTTTTCCAATAGGGAATTGTTTTACCATGGATGTTGAAGATGCAATCATGGCGGCCGATTTTGTCGATTGTGATAAGATTTTGGGCTGTCATTTTGATACCTTTGGGTTTATCGTAATCAACCATGACGAAGCCAAAAAGAAATTCTTCGACGCCGGAAAAGACTTGATGCTACTCGAAATAGGAGAAAGTATTTCGCTTTAA